One part of the Haliotis asinina isolate JCU_RB_2024 chromosome 2, JCU_Hal_asi_v2, whole genome shotgun sequence genome encodes these proteins:
- the LOC137272708 gene encoding uncharacterized protein, producing MEILEKAFDNLFDELVCRLDPTEYVLDFLYERHCLTDLVYERINELSDRKEQCEMLLDVVKRKEHVPEFIEALSYGNSHTKLAIKLKKEIERLEAFRVRYDCRGDNKVLPDIHMEYDVGREDDEGVLKGGKEMDVTLESEKVLPCRKQIYGEQHKYFGDKDLASIHMGLDVSLEGVEEIDSATVRECSDMDITTTSEAGSFCVPKHPSRTDIMTGKHITLTNINFKLRMLSSEGKSHSGRLQFDEVVTWMRCHYQNDPDVLFHMLDAETARRRVFHQNHVDQTDTLSLMNGLVNHLTHPHAGQMVLNARRASVLAMQGNLIQALHLIRSTRSQAELIKPCKDTGTVVYIETNLLLQWYEIHPSEKIKQQLINNCKEAIDVHFSYTSSHIKEDYTQMFLLKMAFSFLGIGCFLGLVPCQVSSADIQNAEQCLRHVDTKRLYNRHSMFLCFARAVISYHGHDIPTAYRFAQEANLIAKTCGFNTEEECVKKFIVLLCSKYNELLESPGRDNNDVEEFALILPQVPEIPTMGPGARNLQIYHRDIRPDIQQDLVLLEMTVGSRM from the coding sequence ATGGAAATTTTGGAAAAGGCTTTTGACAATCTGTTTGATGAACTGGTGTGTCGACTTGATCCAACTGAGTATGTTCTGGACTTTCTATATGAACGACACTGTTTGACGGATCTTGTTTATGAACGCATAAACGAATTAAGTGACAGGAAGGAACAATGTGAAatgttgttggatgttgtgAAAAGGAAAGAACATGTTCCTGAATTCATAGAGGCGCTGTCTTATGGAAACAGCCACACAAAGCTGGCTATAAAGCTGAAAAAAGAAATCGAACGGTTAGAAGCATTCAGAGTAAGATATGACTGTAGAGGAGATAATAAAGTCCTACCTGATATACACATGGAATATGACGTTGGTAGAGAAGATGATGAAGGTGTCCTAAAAGGCGGTAAAGAAATGGATGTCACCTTGGAGAGTGAGAAGGTGTTGCCATGTAGGAAGCAAATATATGGAGAGCAACATAAGTACTTTGGCGATAAAGATCTCGCTAGTATTCACATGGGTTTGGACGTCAGTTTGGAAGGTGTTGAAGAGATAGACAGTGCCACTGTAAGAGAGTGTTCTGACATGGATATCACGACTACATCTGAGGCGGGATCCTTCTGTGTTCCGAAGCATCCTTCAAGAACTGATATCATGACAGGGAAGCATATTACGCTCACTAATATCAATTTCAAACTGAGAATGTTGTCGAGCGAAGGAAAGAGTCACAGCGGACGTCTTCAGTTTGATGAGGTTGTGACCTGGATGAGATGCCACTACCAAAATGATCCGGATGTTCTGTTCCATATGCTTGACGCCGAAACCGCCAGACGGAGAGTGTTTCATCAGAACCATGTTGACCAAACCGACACACTATCTCTAATGAACGGCCTGGTCAACCATCTTACCCATCCACACGCAGGTCAGATGGTGTTAAATGCACGGAGAGCGTCAGTATTGGCCATGCAAGGGAATCTGATTCAGGCTCTGCATCTGATCCGATCAACTCGGTCCCAAGCAGAGTTGATCAAACCCTGCAAAGACACTGGCACAGTTGTCTACATTGAAACAAATCTGCTTCTTCAGTGGTATGAAATTCATCCGAGtgagaaaataaaacaacaacttATTAACAATTGTAAGGAAGCAATTGATGTCCATTTTTCTTATACCTCATCTCATATCAAAGAGGACTACACCCAGATGTTCCTTCTGAAAATGGCTTTTTCTTTCCTTGGAATAGGATGTTTCCTGGGACTTGTACCATGTCAAGTCAGCTCTGCAGATATTCAAAATGCAGAACAGTGTTTGAGACATGTTGATACGAAGAGGTTGTACAACCGACATTCAATGTTTCTCTGTTTTGCCAGGGCAGTCATCAGTTACCATGGGCATGACATCCCGACTGCTTATAGATTTGCCCAAGAGGCAAACTTGATTGCAAAGACCTGTGGGTTTAATACAGAAGAAGAATGTGTAAAGAAATTTATAGTCCTTCTGTGTAGTAAGTACAATGAATTATTAGAGTCGCCTGGTCGTGATAATAATGACGTAGAGGAGTTTGCATTGATTTTACCTCAAGTTCCTGAAATTCCTACAATGGGTCCTGGTGCCAGAAATCTCCAGATATATCACCGAGACATCAGACCTGATATACAACAAGATCTAGTGCTTCTGGAAATGACAGTCGGTTCAAGGATGTGA